The nucleotide sequence ATTTCACCTTATAGTGCCCTGCAAAAGCCTGTTCCATCTCTTCAGCATTTTCATTCAATAAGATTTTTAAACTCTCTGGATCTATATCATAAGTATCTGTTAATAAATGAAGTTCATCATTTTCAATAAAGTGTTTTACTTGTTCGAATGTATAAGGATAAGTTTTCAGTAATTCTATCGTATATGCTTCCATCATTGAAATTGCCATCATGTTCCCTCTCAATCTTTCATCAATCATAGTATATACTAGCCGTTTTTCGGGAATCGTTGTTCTCGTTCAAGCAGGACGCCTTTTCTCGCATAGCCGAACTGCTCGTACAAAACTTTCGGATCCTCTTTTTTTGTTAATAGTTTTTGAATTGCGTGGTAGCGCATATTGGTAGCGGTCACTTTAAAATGGAGCTGTTCGGACATCGCTTTAAAAATCCGTTCAATCGTTTTGACGGTGACCGGCTCCCCCATTTTATTACCGACACCTAGCCAAACATACGGTGAATGCTCCGTTAGCGGCATGAATTCAATTGTATGGCGTTTATAGTCTTCTAGCAGTTCGAGTAGTTTTTTTGAACACTGTAAAACTCGGTAACTTTTAGAAGCCAGTACAATAATTTCACGCTTTTCGGCATGGATATGCTTCCATTCCATCCGCACAAGCTCTGCTGGTTTAATACCAAGCTCCGCAACGGTAAACACAATGACAGTATTGCGTAATGCAAGCCATTCATGTTCCTCATTCAAGGCAATTTCATATTGTTTCGGCCAATAGGCTAATGCCCGATTAAATTGCTTTTCCTTTAGCACATTCAGTTCCGTTTCCTGCTTTGTTAACGGAGCAATGATTTCTTCGTTATATACGGAAATCACACCGCGCAGCTGTAAGAAAGTAAGGAAATGGCGAATGGATGCGAATTTGCGGTTGACCGAATTGAACGAAGGATACTTTTCCTGAATCGTTTTTGAATAAAGTTGTAATGCTTCATTAATCTGATCCTCATGCTGAATGATTTCCGCGAATTGCTTTGCGTCCAATGTATATTGTTTCGACGTATGAAAGGATTTATTTAATGACTTCAAGTAAGCTGTAAACGCTTTAACATACGGTTGGATTTCTTCCACATTTTTCGCCCCTTTCTTTATATTGTAACATGCGAAGTGGTAAGAATTACATGGATTTCATACATGAAATTGCTGAATATTCGATATATTTACTTGAACCGCCCGGAATGCATGTTATTGTATATTTTTTCGTCTATAATGACTATGTATACATAGTTAAGGGGGACCATAAATGCAAGTACGTACGACAAGACTTGAAGCGGAAGAAGCGAAAATCATATATCAGGAAACTGCGGGGCTCGCCATTATTACGATTCATCGTCCGCAGCTTAAAAATGCATTAACGGCGAATATGTGGGATCAGCTTGCAAAAATCGCATTGCGCACATTGGAAAATCCTAAAAACAAAGTACTGTTATTACGCGGTTCCGCCGAGAACTTTACAGCAGGTTCGGATATTAAAGAATTTAATTCGATTTCGCTGGAAAAAGCGGAAGAAGCTTTCGTGCATATGGAGAGAACGATTTCGACAATCGAAAACTTGCCGATTCCGGTAATCGGTGTCATTAACGGACCGGCAATGGGCGCTGGACTGGAGCTTGCCCTTGCATGTGATATTCGTATCGGCTCGGACAAAGCGAAAATGGGGATCCCGGTCGGTAAGCTTGGCATTACATTGAATAATAAATTCGCCAAGCGTTTAGTCGATTTGGTCGGACCTTCCGCAACGAAGGATTTTGTATTCACAGGACGCATGTATAAAGCAGAAGAAGCGTTTAAAGCCGGAATGCTCAATTATTTAGTTGCCGAAAAAGATCTGAACCGTTTTGCAATCCGTATGGGTAAGCTTGTTGCCGGTATGTCACCGGACTCTTTATTAGCAGTAAAACGTTCGGTTAAGGAATGTGTGGATTCAGCCCCTGCTTTATGGGAAGGATCAACACCGTTTGTTTCCGAAACAGACTTTTCTGAAGGTGTTCGTGCATTTGTTGAAAAACGTCAGCCTGTTTTCACAAGACAGCTTCCAAAACAATAAAAAAACTGCCTCCTTTGCGCGGGGCAGTTTTTTTCATGCAAATTAAAATTACAGGATTCGATCTTATTCGTGCAGAACATACAAAGTCGTTTGAACTGTTTTTCACAGGACGCTTGTCAAATGCTGTTGAATTCCTTGTAATCAGTTGTTTTATATTTAAGTTCTATAAATAAAGCGATTTTCGACAAACGGCTATATTTCAACAGAACCTAATCAAGAAAAATTTTGCCTGGATTCATAATGTTGTTCGGATCAAATATACGTTTTATCTCTTTCATCCACAAATAAGCAAGTCCGTGTTCTTGTTGCTGATACTTTTTCTTACCATAACCAACACCATGTTCTCCCGTACAAGTACCTCCAAGTGACAGGGCGTATTCAACGACATGTTCATTCAGTTCTTTTGCTCTCGCAATCTCTTCTTTACTGTCCATATCTACCATCAGCAATATATGATAATTGCCGTCTCCTACATGTCCGACAATACCCGCATCAATCTGCATGCTTTCAATTTTTTCACGGGAGTTTTGAATAGCGTCCGGCAATGAATTGATTGGTACAACAACATCTGTAGACATCAGCTTTTTCCCTGGTGCGGAATGAATATATGTATAAGCCATATTATGACGAAGCTCCCATAAATGATTGCGCGCACGTTCATCCTGTTCAAAAGCCAGCTCGATACAGCCATTGTCGTTCAATAATTCTGTCGCAAAAACAACGTCTGACTGCAAACCTGCTTCATTCCCATGAAATTCTAAAAATAGCGTTGGAGTCTCAGGGAAATTTGTTCCGGAAGCAAAGTTTACTTTTTCAATACTTTGTTTATCGACAAGTTCCATACGGGCCATTGGTATTCCGGCTTGTTTCAATGAAACAACAGCATCGACTGCTTGCTGGATCGTCTCAAATGTCGCACGGCCCGCAACAATTCTTTCCGGAATCCCGAAAACCCGCAATGTCAATTCAGTAATGACCCCAAGTGTCCCCTCGGAACCGACCATCAAACCATTCAAGTGATAGCCTGAAGAAGATTTCGCGGCCAATCCCCCAGTATGGATTACATCCCCATTTGCTAAAACGACTTCTAAATCACGGACTTGGTCACGCATAATGCCGTAGCGTACAGAAGTAGTTCCACTCGCATTCGTTGCAGCCATACCGCCTAATGTCGCATCGGCACCCGGATCAACAGAAAAGAACAAACCGTATTTTTTTAATTCTTTATTCAGCTGGCTGCGCGTTACACCTGGTTGGACTTTTACAAGAAAATCCTCCGGTCGTACTTCTAATACGGCATTCATCAGCGATAAATCCAAAGAGATTCCGCCTTCATATGGAATCACATGACCTTCTAGGCTTGTACCAAGACCAAAAGGCACTACTGGAATTCGCTGTTCATTTGCAAGTGCTACAATTTCGCTTACTTCCTGTGCAGTTTTCGGGTAGACAACAACATCCGGTAAATGTGGTTCATGATAAGACTCATCTTTCCCGTGTTGTGTACGTAACACTTCATTTGTTGTCACTTGCTCCTGTGATAAAATTTGCTGTAACTGTTCAATGTAATTCACTTCATTTCCCCCTTACTATAATCGTGAACCTTTAAATGATTTGGTCCAACCAGTACTTAATAATTAGAATATACTTAATCATCTAAAAATAGAAACTACTTAATTATTATACAATATTTCCTATATAAAGAGCTGACATATACTTGTCAGCTCCTGTTGTTACCATTCACTTAATTCCTTTTATTTGCACATGGATCGTTTCGGGTTCAATACCGAAATGCAAGGAAAATTCCTCTGAAATTTCCTTCTGAAGTTCATATAGATAATCCGGCACAACATAGGAAACAGGTGACTTTAAATAAAGCCCTATTGTCATTTGCGGTACGCCATCTGTTTGGATATTGGCTATTTCGAATTTTGCCAGTTTATCCTGTTTTTCAAGTACATGGTCCAACACATCGTTAAATACATTCCGAGAAATATACACACTATTTTGGTGGAAATCCGGCTGTACGATCGTCGTTTCTCCGAGTTTAACTTGTGAAGAAGAGAAAATTTCCTTTCCGCGCTGAACAAGGCGTTTGAAAAAGTTCTGTTCTACTTGGCGGTATGGAACAGGCATAACATGTTTGCCCTGAATTTCCCGCACGTACTTGGCAATGCGAATTTCCTTTTCCGTTCGGATATTATGAACATAGTGAAACTCATCTATTTCCCCAAACTGTAACCGAGCTGCAATTCTTTTCGTCATTTTGTCGGATGTGCCGATCAGTAAAATGGATTTCACCTCATGGGAGCTAATCGCCTCCAGTATTTCCGCTTTATGTATGTCATCATCCAAAATAGCGCGGCGCACTGCTTTTAATGTGTTTTTTTCAAATTTGGCGGATGTCCCCGCGACTTTTTCACCGTTTACGATCAATATACCGTCGTCAATGATGGCCTCAATTTCATTGTCATGCGCAAATTGTAAAGCACTCGTACTCTTCCCTGTACCGCTTGGCCCGCTTAATGAATAGATTTTCATCCTACACCTCGTAATCATTTATTTTCCTAGGAATAATATTTTCCAGTACTTATATTGCTATTCCACTACGGTTTCGTGCTTTATGTAGTGAATTAATTCTCTTTTCTGATTTCATCCCCATTATACGTGATGTGTATGATAAAATGGTGCTTACAATTGAAAGTTTTAAGGAGTGTTAAAGATTGAATATCCAACCGTCTAAAAAAATGTCCTTATTTGTGCCGGCTATATTTGGGGACTTAAAAAAACATGCTAAATTGCAAGAGCAAAAAGGAACGGAACTCATTGATTTAAGCCTTGGGAGCCCTGATATTGCTCCGGCAGAGACTTTACGCCAAAAAATGTCTGAGCTTACGGCACTCTCGTCTTCTTACGGCTATACTTTAACGGGTATTCAAACATTCAATGAAGCGGTATGTCGCTATTATAAACGAGTAAACAATGTTGAGTTAGATCCGGAAACTGAAGTTGTCCAAACAATTGGCTCACAGGAAGGTTTAGTCCATCTCCCAGTAGCGTTCTGCGATCCTGGAGATGTCGTACTTACGACAAACCCGGCATATGTCGCATATGATGCAGGGATACATTTGGCAGGTGCAACACCTTACTATATGCCACTAACAAAGGAAAATCAGTATTTGCCGGATTTAACAGCCATTCCGGAAGAGATTCGCCAAAAAGCAAAATTACTAATTTTAAACTTGCCGGGTAACCCGGTACCAGCCATGCCATCAATCGCGTATTTTGAAGAAGTTGTGGCATTCGCGAAAAAGTATAATATTATCGTTCTGCATGATGCGGCCTATTCCGAATTTTACTTTAAAGGAGATGCGCCAATCAGCTTCCTTGCGACACCAGGTGCGAAGGAAGTCGGTCTGGAAATTAACTCTTTATCGAAAAGCTTCAGTCTTGCTGGTACTCGTATTGCCTACATAGTTGGAAATGCACAATTAGTCGGGATTATGAAACAGCTGAAGTCGAACTTGGATTTTGGTATTTTCGAACCGATTCAGCAAGTAGCTGCTTTAGCGTTGGATAATGCCGAGCAAGTTACGAGTGTACTGAGAGAAACCTTCTCTGTCCGTCATAAAACACTTATGGAAGGCTTAACATCAATCGGCTGGGAAGTTGCGCCGAGTGATGGCGGGATGTTTGTTTGGGCAAAATATCCTTATGATATAAAATGTATCGACTTTGCCTATAAAGCAATCGAACAAACTGGTGTCGTTATGGTGCCGGGTACGGTGTTTGGCACAGCCGGTGAAGGCTATATGCGTCTCGCATTAGTGCAGCCGGTTGAAAAGCTCCAGGAAGCCGTTAAACGACTATCCACAATAAAACTATAAATAAAAAGGCGTTGCTGTATGTAAGTATCAGCAACGCCTTTTCTTTTATTCAATGGCGCTATATGAAATAACACCTTGCTCTTCGATAGCGACTCCATCTAAAAATACAACGGTCGTTTGCAAAATGAGCTGCTCATCTTTTCCGCATACCCAGCGCTCATCTGGAATAATCTCAAATGGAATAATTTCGCCATCTTTTGATCGGATCCCACCCACTAGCTGAAACGAGTGTTTCCCGACGATTGTTAATTCGCCATCCAATTCTTCACAAAGAACTAATAATGAAATGTAATCGATTTTATCCTCTTCGTCTTCAGTAAGGTTTGTCACATAAACGGACCCGTTTAATATGTCCCCTTCTACAAGCTCTGTCTTTTCAATGACAGTCTCAACCTTTACGCCATTCTCTTCTAGTGATGTTAGCCATTTGCTTAACATGTATACTCCTCCATTTAAATATGTAATTGGTAAAAGATTTTAAAAAGGGGTTCTAAATCAAATGTTGGGGTGAAATTATTCTAAACAGATTTCATCCCACATGACCACCCAAATTTTTATACTTCAAATTTAATAAAATCTTTGCCTTAAAGTGATCGAAACGTCTGAATCCATATGCATTCCGTTTCATCACTTTTGTTTTATTATTAATGCCTTCTAAGAAGCCATTTGAATAACCAAATGTAAAGCTATTTAAGATTTCTGTCTGCCAATTTTTAAATGTCTGAATCGCACGTTTAAATGCAGGAATCCCTGATTCTTCAACTTGTTTGTAGAACTGAAATAGTCCCTCTTTAATCTTTGATACATCGGTTTCTTTTTTTGCCTGATCAAACCATTCACAGTAGCTTTGTTTTAGATGATACGCTGCTTTTAAAATAGGAGACATCTCTGTATAGCGGGTTAAATAAAATTGATCCGTTTCTTTCAGCTTTTCTGGACGTTTATAGAGCACATGCCGCATTCTTTTACACTTTTTCCGGTCGTATTCGTGCCAGTCCTTTTGAACTTCTCGACGAACCGAATCTAGTGCCCAATAAATATAACGACAGTAATGAAAGCGATCTGCCACAATGACCGGTCTACCTAAAGACTGGCGGACCGCTGATTTAAAGGAAGGGCTCATATCCATCACCACGATTTCCACTTCACTTCCGTAACGCTTCAAATAATCTTTAATCGTTTCTTTTCGGCGGTTTGGCAAAATATCGATCGGTTCTTTGGTTTCGGCATTCGCTATAATTAATTGATATTTTCCTGCGTCGGTATCGCCTTTATATTCATCAATCGCAATCGCTTTCGGCAATTGAACACCTTGGACCATTTCTTTATGCACCATTTTCTTAAAGCGACGAATTACGGTTGTGCTAGAGGTACCCGTAACCTCCGCTGCTTCTTTAAATGTCTTCGCTTTAATTGCGCGAATGCTTAACGCTTGATTCGCTTCTTTTGTAAAACGCTGATACCGCTCAATAAAGGATGCTTTTTCAGCGAAGCGCTTTCCACAACCGCATGCATAACGACGGCGCTTATAAAAGATTACGGTCATTCGCTCAAACCATTTTAAGTGCTTAATTTTTTGAATCCGGTAATCATGTACTTTCGTAGTCCATTGTTGGCAGGCTGGGCATTGATGTGCCTGACGGGGAAGTTCAATCGAAATTGCCATACCCATCTCTAACTCTTCAATTTTTGTAATTTCTACATCTTTTAATCCTGGGATATTCATGTTAAAATTCATACAGCACAAATCACCTTTCTATTGCTTGTTTCTCGACAATTCAAGTATATAAAAAAGTGTGATTTTGTGCTTTTTTTAGTTGTGAAATTGTTTGAATACCCCAACAAATATTATAGAACCTAAAAAGGGAGCATGTTAAAAGTTTACGCTTTTAACATACCCCATCTTTACAATTTCCTGTTTAATCTTATTTCAATTCTTCATACAGGTTCGTCTCGTCTGACTGGAAACGATTGTAGCGTTCTTTAAAGAGTCGATACGTATGTGAAATGAGAACTTTTATTAAAGCATAACCAGGAATACCTAGCACGACACCTGGAACTCCAAATAAAGAACCAGCTGTTAATAATACAAAAATAATCGTAATAGGATGGATACTTAATGATTTACCCATAATTTGAGGGGAAATAAACTTCCCTTCGATTAATTGTACAATTGTCCATACAATAGCTAACTTTACTAACAGCCATGGTGAATTCACAATCGCGATAATTGCGGCAGGTGTCGCTGCAATGGCTGGTCCCAAATATGGAACAACACTTGTGATCATTGCGAGGAAGCCAAGTAATAAAGCATATGGCATTCCGATAATTAAAAAGCCGATTGTCATCATGACACCAATACAAAACGATACTAAAATCTGGCCTTGTATGTAGGAGCTAATTTGCTTGTCCATATCGTGCAATACATCTCCAATTCGCTCACGCATACGTGGCGGGAATAGGAGTAAGATGAAGCGCGGCATTTTGTCGCCTTCATATAATAAATAAAATGTGATAAACGGCACAATGACCAGCGATAAAATGATGCCTGTAACTGTTGATAGGAAGCCTGTTATACCAGTAGCTACACCAGTGGCTAAACTACCTAAAGTTACTTTCACCGTTGTAATAAAACTATCTGTAAAGTCCGTTAAAATCTGATTGTAGTCAAAGTTAATTTTTTCAAAATACTCGCTGAAATGAGAGTTATTTAAAAATGCTAATAAATCATTTGCAAGGGCCATTAAAACTACTGGGAATTCTTGTACTAAGTTAGTAAACTGATCACGTAAAAACGGAAAAACAAGTAACACAAGTAAAGTGATCAAAGCAATTACTATAATATACAAAATTAGAATCGCCAATGCGCGCGGCACTTTCCATCTCACTAATAGCTTCAATGGCGGGCGTAATAAGTAAAACAAGATGACCCCTAGTACACCAGGTAATATGATGACTTCAAATAATACATGTAACGGCTCGAATATAAAGGAAATTTTATCGTACACGAATACCGTACAGCCAACTAATAAGATGATCACTAATAAGAATAATAAATTTTTACCACCTAAAAATCGAATAAATTTAGAAGAGAAAAATTTAGACGTTTCCTGGGGTAATGAATTCATTTTATTCATTTCATTTTTTCTCTCCAAAAGACCACCTCAATATTTCAACAATATTTAATTTATACTTTATTTTAGCATGAATAACCAATGGACATATAACGCTTACTCGTTTAAATTTAAAAAATCATGTAAAATTTGCGAATTTTTTGCCACATCGATTTCCAGTACTTCCCCAGCATGTCGGTAGTTGTTAATTTTGTAAGTACCTTCTGCTGGAATCGTCATTTTTTCAACATTGATTTCCCCGCCAGACACGGCTTTTAATGCAGTTGTCAGCTGGTCTTTGCTTGTTAAATCTGTCGTAATGTAACCCTGAGTAGCACCGATGAATTTAGGAATATTCGCTACGTTTTTCGGTGAAAATAGCTGATCCTTTAAAGCTTCAATTACTTTTTGCTGACGTGCTACACGTCCAAAATCACCTTCAGCATCACCACGGAAACGGGCATAACCGAGCAGTTCTTTACCGTTCAGGTTTTGAAGGCCTTTTTTAAGTTCCACATAGATTAATCCGCCCATATCTTTTTCAACATCCATCTCAATACCGTTTGGAGCTAATATATCAATTAGTGTTTCAAAGCTTTTAAAATCAATCATGGCATAATGGTGAATTGGTATATCGAACATATTATTTAACGTTTCCTGAAGTAACGGAACCCCACCTAAATAATAGGCCGTATTTAGTTTATATGATTGATATCCAGGGATGTCCGCATAAATATCGCGCATAAATGATACGAGCTTCATATCATTCGTTTTTCTGTTCCAGGAAAGCAGCATCATCGTATCGGAACGCGATTTTTCTTCACCTCGAGTATCAACACCTAAGACTAAGTAATTTTCTATAGTCGGATGATTATCATCTGGTTCAAAACCCTCTACTTCAATTTTTTTATCGCTAGCCAAATCCTTCCCCTTATTATATTGTACATAGCTATATCCAATTACACTTAAAAGTAAAAGAAATACAACCACGAATATTACCCGGCCTTTACGCATTTTTTTCTTCCGATAGCGTGTTTGACGCGTCTGTTCTTCCATTCCTACAACTTCCTTTCTATTTCTGTGAAGTTTAGACGATTTACATTAAATTTAGTTGCAAATTACTTATAGTATACCATTTTATGCACTTTTTCTTCCTAACTAATCAAATGTCAGCATATCTTTTTTCTTTATTTTTATTACGCGACAGAATATTATATGCTATTAAAAGATTAATAAATTGAATGTCATTCTTATCCATGTTAGAATACAGCATATTTAACTGCTTTATTCAGGTAAAGTACTCGTTGAATATGTTTACTGGTTTATGAGGAGTGATTCAAAATGGAAAAGGCAACATTTGCAGGTGGTTGTTTTTGGTGTATGGTCAAACCATTTGATCAATGGGATGGCATCGAAAAAGTAACGAGCGGTTATATGGGTGGACATGTGGAAAACCCTACATATGAAGATGTAAAGCGTGGAGACTCTGGACATGTGGAAGTTGTCGAGATTGAATTTAACCCGGAGATTTTCAGCTATGAAAAACTATTGGATATATACTGGATGCAAATTGATCCGACAGATGCTGGCGGACAGTTCCACGATCGTGGAGAATCATACAAAACAGTGATTTTTACGCATAGCGATGAACAGTATGCGGCTGCATTGCAGTCGAAGAAAAATTTGGCGGAAAGCGGACGTTTTAAAAAGCCGATCGTAACTGAAATTAAACAGGCAGAAACTTTTTGGCCAGCAGAAGACTACCATCAAGATTATTACAAAAAAGAAGAAACACATTATAAAGAAGACCGTGCCAAATCCGGGCGCGATGAGTTTCTTGATGCTCACTGGAAAGAAAGCTAATCTTTCAATATAATAAAAAACGTACCATTCGATATTTCGAGCGGTACGTTTTTTTATAGTGTTGTTAAAGTTAAATGAAAATTTCATTGAAAGCTTTGTAAATAAATTTTTTGTAAATCGTCTCAGGAAAGTCTTCAACGCCATTTTTCGCGAAAATGATATCACG is from Solibacillus isronensis and encodes:
- a CDS encoding tyrosine-type recombinase/integrase, encoding MEEIQPYVKAFTAYLKSLNKSFHTSKQYTLDAKQFAEIIQHEDQINEALQLYSKTIQEKYPSFNSVNRKFASIRHFLTFLQLRGVISVYNEEIIAPLTKQETELNVLKEKQFNRALAYWPKQYEIALNEEHEWLALRNTVIVFTVAELGIKPAELVRMEWKHIHAEKREIIVLASKSYRVLQCSKKLLELLEDYKRHTIEFMPLTEHSPYVWLGVGNKMGEPVTVKTIERIFKAMSEQLHFKVTATNMRYHAIQKLLTKKEDPKVLYEQFGYARKGVLLEREQRFPKNG
- a CDS encoding enoyl-CoA hydratase/isomerase family protein — its product is MQVRTTRLEAEEAKIIYQETAGLAIITIHRPQLKNALTANMWDQLAKIALRTLENPKNKVLLLRGSAENFTAGSDIKEFNSISLEKAEEAFVHMERTISTIENLPIPVIGVINGPAMGAGLELALACDIRIGSDKAKMGIPVGKLGITLNNKFAKRLVDLVGPSATKDFVFTGRMYKAEEAFKAGMLNYLVAEKDLNRFAIRMGKLVAGMSPDSLLAVKRSVKECVDSAPALWEGSTPFVSETDFSEGVRAFVEKRQPVFTRQLPKQ
- a CDS encoding FAD-binding oxidoreductase; translated protein: MNYIEQLQQILSQEQVTTNEVLRTQHGKDESYHEPHLPDVVVYPKTAQEVSEIVALANEQRIPVVPFGLGTSLEGHVIPYEGGISLDLSLMNAVLEVRPEDFLVKVQPGVTRSQLNKELKKYGLFFSVDPGADATLGGMAATNASGTTSVRYGIMRDQVRDLEVVLANGDVIHTGGLAAKSSSGYHLNGLMVGSEGTLGVITELTLRVFGIPERIVAGRATFETIQQAVDAVVSLKQAGIPMARMELVDKQSIEKVNFASGTNFPETPTLFLEFHGNEAGLQSDVVFATELLNDNGCIELAFEQDERARNHLWELRHNMAYTYIHSAPGKKLMSTDVVVPINSLPDAIQNSREKIESMQIDAGIVGHVGDGNYHILLMVDMDSKEEIARAKELNEHVVEYALSLGGTCTGEHGVGYGKKKYQQQEHGLAYLWMKEIKRIFDPNNIMNPGKIFLD
- a CDS encoding aminotransferase class I/II-fold pyridoxal phosphate-dependent enzyme, whose translation is MNIQPSKKMSLFVPAIFGDLKKHAKLQEQKGTELIDLSLGSPDIAPAETLRQKMSELTALSSSYGYTLTGIQTFNEAVCRYYKRVNNVELDPETEVVQTIGSQEGLVHLPVAFCDPGDVVLTTNPAYVAYDAGIHLAGATPYYMPLTKENQYLPDLTAIPEEIRQKAKLLILNLPGNPVPAMPSIAYFEEVVAFAKKYNIIVLHDAAYSEFYFKGDAPISFLATPGAKEVGLEINSLSKSFSLAGTRIAYIVGNAQLVGIMKQLKSNLDFGIFEPIQQVAALALDNAEQVTSVLRETFSVRHKTLMEGLTSIGWEVAPSDGGMFVWAKYPYDIKCIDFAYKAIEQTGVVMVPGTVFGTAGEGYMRLALVQPVEKLQEAVKRLSTIKL
- a CDS encoding cysteine synthase gives rise to the protein MLSKWLTSLEENGVKVETVIEKTELVEGDILNGSVYVTNLTEDEEDKIDYISLLVLCEELDGELTIVGKHSFQLVGGIRSKDGEIIPFEIIPDERWVCGKDEQLILQTTVVFLDGVAIEEQGVISYSAIE
- a CDS encoding ISL3 family transposase, with protein sequence MNFNMNIPGLKDVEITKIEELEMGMAISIELPRQAHQCPACQQWTTKVHDYRIQKIKHLKWFERMTVIFYKRRRYACGCGKRFAEKASFIERYQRFTKEANQALSIRAIKAKTFKEAAEVTGTSSTTVIRRFKKMVHKEMVQGVQLPKAIAIDEYKGDTDAGKYQLIIANAETKEPIDILPNRRKETIKDYLKRYGSEVEIVVMDMSPSFKSAVRQSLGRPVIVADRFHYCRYIYWALDSVRREVQKDWHEYDRKKCKRMRHVLYKRPEKLKETDQFYLTRYTEMSPILKAAYHLKQSYCEWFDQAKKETDVSKIKEGLFQFYKQVEESGIPAFKRAIQTFKNWQTEILNSFTFGYSNGFLEGINNKTKVMKRNAYGFRRFDHFKAKILLNLKYKNLGGHVG
- a CDS encoding AI-2E family transporter, with translation MNKMNSLPQETSKFFSSKFIRFLGGKNLLFLLVIILLVGCTVFVYDKISFIFEPLHVLFEVIILPGVLGVILFYLLRPPLKLLVRWKVPRALAILILYIIVIALITLLVLLVFPFLRDQFTNLVQEFPVVLMALANDLLAFLNNSHFSEYFEKINFDYNQILTDFTDSFITTVKVTLGSLATGVATGITGFLSTVTGIILSLVIVPFITFYLLYEGDKMPRFILLLFPPRMRERIGDVLHDMDKQISSYIQGQILVSFCIGVMMTIGFLIIGMPYALLLGFLAMITSVVPYLGPAIAATPAAIIAIVNSPWLLVKLAIVWTIVQLIEGKFISPQIMGKSLSIHPITIIFVLLTAGSLFGVPGVVLGIPGYALIKVLISHTYRLFKERYNRFQSDETNLYEELK
- a CDS encoding LCP family protein, which gives rise to MEEQTRQTRYRKKKMRKGRVIFVVVFLLLLSVIGYSYVQYNKGKDLASDKKIEVEGFEPDDNHPTIENYLVLGVDTRGEEKSRSDTMMLLSWNRKTNDMKLVSFMRDIYADIPGYQSYKLNTAYYLGGVPLLQETLNNMFDIPIHHYAMIDFKSFETLIDILAPNGIEMDVEKDMGGLIYVELKKGLQNLNGKELLGYARFRGDAEGDFGRVARQQKVIEALKDQLFSPKNVANIPKFIGATQGYITTDLTSKDQLTTALKAVSGGEINVEKMTIPAEGTYKINNYRHAGEVLEIDVAKNSQILHDFLNLNE
- the msrA gene encoding peptide-methionine (S)-S-oxide reductase MsrA; the encoded protein is MEKATFAGGCFWCMVKPFDQWDGIEKVTSGYMGGHVENPTYEDVKRGDSGHVEVVEIEFNPEIFSYEKLLDIYWMQIDPTDAGGQFHDRGESYKTVIFTHSDEQYAAALQSKKNLAESGRFKKPIVTEIKQAETFWPAEDYHQDYYKKEETHYKEDRAKSGRDEFLDAHWKES